CGACTCGACGCACATCTGGCTCCGCGAAACAGCCCTGCGCGTCGCCGCCGACCTGAATACCGCACCGCGCACCTGACGACGCCGGCGCGCACAGAAGGACACCAACTCCCTTCTCAGGAAACCCGAACGCATCTACGGAATTCCGCTCCAAAGGAGCCTCGAACGCCCTGCATCAGCACCATGAATGTCCGTCATCAACGCACCGAATACGTCCGCCGGACGCCTCAAAAATGAAAACTTTCAACACGGATCGAAGACGTTACGCCTGGTCAAACCCCTCGTCAGAACTGATGAGGATCAACGGGTTGACCGGGAATGCAACCCCCCATATTTTCCCGTTCGTTAACTGAGGCGTTCCGGGAGCAGGCGCCCGCCGTCGCTGAGGGAATTGTCGCGGGACGCGGCAGATTCCCCGGCCGGCTGCGGGCAGTGAACGGCTCGGTTTCCACGAGTCGCTGCTGACTGGCAGCAGACACACGCCTGCCAACCACGGCGGATCCCCCTGCTCTGCGCCACTCGCAGCACTGCGCGCAACCCAGGGACCGCCGGACGGCAGCTACTCACCTTCGGAGAGCCGCTGTGAACAGACGAACGTTCCTATCTGCTGCCACACTGACGGCCATCACGGTGGGCCTTTCACCGGCGCTCACCGGCCGTGCACTTGCTGCCGGGTCGCCCAAAGACCGGGCGGACACCCTCCTCGCCACGATGACGGCGGCCCAGAAGGAATCACTGATCCGCTGCGACTTCGCCGCCCTCACCTCGCTGGGAATCCCCGCCCTGACCATGGCCGACGCCTCCGCCGGCCTGCGCGGCGAACAGGGCGTCACCGCCTTCCCCGTGCCCCTCGCCCAGGCAGCCACCTTCGACGCGGACCTCCTGCACGACATCGGCTCCGCCATCGGAGCCGAAGGCCGCGCCAAGGGCTACAACAACCTGCTGGGGCCGACGGTGGACATCACCCGGACCTGGCACTTCGGCCGACAGGCCGAAGGAATGGGCGAGGACCCCCACCTGGCCGGGCAGCTCGGCAGCGCGGTCACCCTAGGCATGCAGAGCCAGAACGTCATCCCCACCGTCAAGCACTTCGCCGGCTACACCCAGGAGACGAACCGCTTCTCCACCGACACGAAAATCGCCGACCGAGCCCTCCGCGAGATCCACACCGGCCCTTTCCGCCGCATCGTGCAGACGTCGCCGACCGCGTCGGTCATGATGGCCTATCCGAAGATCAACGGAACGTTCGCGAGTCAGAGTCCCGCCCTGTTCTCCCTCCTCAAGAACGACCTGGGTCTCCAGGGCTTCACCGTTCCCGACTTCTGGGCCGGAGACGACCAAGTCGCCGCCGCCAAGGCCGGCATGGACCTGGCCGGTCTCGGCCCGGGCGGCGTGAAGCTCACTCCCGGACAGCTCACCAACGGCTCGGTGAGCACCGACCGCCTCAACGACGCCGCCCGGCGCATCCTCATCTCCATGTTCGCCGGCGGCCTCTTCGACCACCCCCTGCCCACGCCCGCGGCCAACGTCAGCTCCAAGGCCCACCAGGACCTGGCCCACACGGCGGCCGCCGGCGCCACCGTCCTGCTGACCAACCGCAACAAGGCCCTCCCGCTGGCCGCATCGCTCGGGAAGATCGCCGTCATTGGCCCCGCAGACACGGACACCTTCACCGGCATCTCCGGGTCCAGCTACGTCGACCCCGGCACCTGGACCACCCCCCTGCAGGCCCTGCGCAACCGGGCAGGCAGCACCACCGTCGTCGCCGCCCAGGGCACCAAGGGCGACGTCCCCCTCACCACCGTCCCCGCCACCGCCCTGCGCACCGCGAAGGGCGCCGCCGGCCTCGACGTGGCCTACTACGCCGGCGCCGAGCCGACCGGCACCCCCATCGCGACCCAGACCGTGCAGAACGTCGACTTCACCCAGGCCCCGCTGGCCGGCCTCCCGGCCGTCTGGTCGGCGAAGTGGAGCGGCACCATCACCTCCTCCAGCACGGGACTGCACCGTTTCTCACTGCTCCCGTCCGGAACGGCCCGGCTCACGATCGGCTCCAAGACCGTCGTCGAGGGCACCCGCCACAGCCGCCGCTTCTTCCTCGGTCCCTACGACTATCCCCTGCACGGCACCGCCGACCTGACCGCCGGTCAGGCCAGCAGGATCGACGTCACCTACACCAACTCCACCGCCGACACCGGCACCTGCGGCCTCACCCTGGGATGGCAGCCCGACTCGCTCATCCCCGCGGCCGTGACGACCGCCCGCAGCGCCGACGCAGCCGTCGTCTTCGTCAACCGCATCGCCGGCGAGGACATGGACCATGGCCGGCTCGATCTGCCCGGCGACCAGAACCAGCTGATCAGCCAGGTCGCAGCGGTCAACCCGCGCACCATCGTCGTCCTCAACACCGACGGCCCCGTGGCGATGCCCTGGGCCGGCGACGTGGCCGCAGTGCTTCAGGCCTGGTACGGCGGCCGCGGCATCGGCACCGCGCTCGCAGCCATCCTGTTCGGCGACACCGACCCCTCCGGACGACTCCCCGTCACCTTCCCGCAGGACGCCACCCAGGGACCCGGCACCAGCGCCGCGACCTACCCCGGCGTGAACGGCACCGTCAGCTACGACGAGGGCACCGCCGTCGGCTACCGCTACTACGACACCAAGGGCCAGACACCGCGCTTCCCCTTCGGACACGGCCTGTCCTACACCAGCTTCGCCCACGGCTCCCCGGAAGCCTCCTACGACAAGACCACTCAGCGCGTCACCCTCTCCGTCACCATCACCAACAACGGAACCCGCACCGGAACCGACGTCGTACAGATCTACGCCACCCTGCCCAGCGCCGCGGCAGCCGAGCCCCGCCGCCTGGTCGCTTTCCGCAAGGTCTCCCTCGCCGCCAAGGCCTCCACCCGCGTCGAACTCTCCATACCCGCGACCGAACTGTCCGTGTGGAAGTCCAACGCCTGGACCCTGGTGCCCGGCAGCTACACCCTGGCCACCGCCCACTCCTCCCGCGACATCACCACCCAGCGCACCATCACCGTTTCCTGACCCGCAGGCCCGGGCCCCGCCGCCCGCGAGGCCCGGGCCTGCCTCACCGGGCCGTCCCTCCGCGATTCCCACCGCCAGGAGCACAACCCGTGCCGCTCATCAGACGCTTGACCACGAGTGCCGCCGCGCTCGCTCTCCTGACCGCGACCGGCTGCCTCTCCAGCGGCCACAGCGGCACCAATCTGGTCATCATGGCCAACGTCACCGACCGGGTCGCGATGAGCACCGTCGTCACGGCGTTTCGCGAGAGCCATCCAAACATCCGGGTGAAAGTCAGCTACGCCGACACCGGTGCCCTCCAGAAGCAACTGCCACGGCAACTGAAGGCCGGCAAGGGGCCCGACGTCTTCACCGTGTGGCCCGGCAGCGGCAATCCCGCCTCGGCCGCGACCCTGGCCGACAGCAACCTTCTGCAGGACCTCACGCTCCACCGGTACGCCTGGGATCTGCCCGAAGACGTCATGTCGGTCGCCGGATCCGGCGGCCACATCGACATCGTCCCGGCCAGCTACAGCGCGATCGGAGCGATCTACTCGACCGGCGCGCTCAAGAGCATCGGGGGACACCCGCCGACGACGTTCACGCAGGTCCTCGACCTGTGCGACAGGGCCCAGAAACACGGCAAGGTTCTGTTCGCGCTGGGCAACAAGACGCCGTGGGTCACCCAGCTCGTCTCCTACTCCCTCGCAGCCGGAACGGTGTATGCGACGCAGCCGGACTTCGCCTCCGACATGGCGCTGCACCACACCAGCTTCGCGCAGTCACCCTGGCGCGAAGCACTCCAGAAGTACCTGCAGATGAACGAGCGCGGGTGCTTCAGCCATGACCCTCTGGCAACCACCTACGAACAGAGCCTGGACCAGGTCGCCTCCGGAAAGGCCGTCGGCGTCGTCCAGGTGGCGAGCGCCCTCGCCGAACTCAGATCGGCCGCTCCCGGGATCTCTTTGGCCATGCACGCCCTGCCCGCGAGCGATGATCCGGCGCAGACCCGGATGCCCGCCGCGGTATCGGCGGCCTACGGCCTCAACGTGCACCCCGCTCACGAGAAGGAAGCGAAAGCCTTCGTCGACTTCCTCGCCTCGGCACGGGGCCAGAATCTCTACAACAGCAAGGGCGCCACCCTTCCGGCGATACCCAACGCGACGTTCAAGGCGGATCCAGCGGTGGCGGAGGTGGCCCGCCGCCAGAAGGACGGGACCACCGTCCCCTTCATGGACCAGACGTGGCCCAACTCCACCGTCCAGCAGGTCCACTTCCAGCAGATACACAACCTCTTCGCCGGCACCGCCTCGGTACCCAGCGCGCTCAAGGCCATGGACCGGGCGTTCACCGACAGCACCCTGAACTGACGGAGGCGGGCTGGGGTCGGCTCCCCTCGCCAGGGGAACCGACCCCAGCCCGCTGCGTAAACGGGCCTCGACTGCAGGGGTTCGTTCTTCCGCCCGGAAAGGGGGAGGCGGCGGGATCCTGCCGCGCGGGCTATGCGTCGCCGGCCGTCTCCTCGCCCAGAAGGGCGATCCGGCGCAGACTGTCGAGAGTCACCGCGCGCTGCTCCTCGGGCAGCATCTGCAGGATCTGTGCGTTGATCGCCTCGGCGGGCGGGATCAGCGCCGCGAGCAGATCGCTTCCCGTCGCCGTCAGCTCCAGCAGCGTCCGGCGGCGATCGGCTGTGTCGCGCAGCTGGCTGACGTGCCCCTGGTCTGTCAGGCGGCGCACCATCTGATTGACCGTGGAACGGTCCAACGAGGTCAGGCGCGCCAGAGTGCGCTGGTCGACGCCGGGCTGCCGGCTCAGGGCGTTCAGCACGGCGAACTGCTGCGAGGTGATATCGCGTGAGACATGCTGGGACCACAGGGCGGTGTGCACTTGTTCGGCACGCCGGATCAGGTGCCCGATGTAGTGGTGAACATCCAGTGCGCGTGCCACGGTCTCCGTCTTCCTGTGCCGACGTGGTGCCGCCCTGCAGCGGTCAGTCGCTGGGCAGTCTATGGGGGCACCACGTCGGCGGGGGCCGGCGCTCAGCGACCGGGCCGCTGGTCGTAGGGCGTGGACCGCGAGCCGTCGACGCCGACCTCCAGTCGGCCGATCCGCTCGATCTCGACGACGACGCGGTCTCCATGGCTGAGCGGCCCGACACCGGCCGGGGTGCCGGTCGCGATCACGTCACCGGGGTGCAAGGTCATCACCGAGGACGTGTAGGCGATCAGCTCGCGGACTCCGAAGATCAGATCAGCCGTGCTGGTGTGCTGGCGGGTCGCACCGGCCACATCGCAGCGCAGGTCCAGCCGGTCCGGATCGGGGATCTCGTCGGTGGTCACGACCCAGGGCCCGATGGGGGTGAAGGTGTCGAAGGACTTGCGGGTCGAGCGGTCCTCTCCGGAGCGCACTGTGATGTCGAGGACGCAGGTGTATCCGAAGACGTGGTCCAAGGCCTGGTCGGCGCTGATCCGGTGGGCTGTCCTGCCGATGACCACACCCAGTTCGCCCTCCTGGTCCGTGCGCTTGTCGCTGTAGGGCAGCACGATGTCCTGGCCCGGGCCGATCACCGAGGAGTTCGCCTTCAGGAACACTCCGAGGTCGGCGATGGAGGTGGTGTACTCCATCTCGGCCTTGTGGTCGAGGTAGTTGACCGGCGCCCCGACGATCTTCCCCGGCCGGGGGAGGGGTGCCTCCAAGACGGCGTCGGAGAGCGGAAGGCGTGCGCAGCCCGTCAGGTCGATCGTGGGCTGTCCTCCGCGGGCTACACCTTCGATGTATTGCTGCAGAGCGCCGGAGGGCGAGGCCGCGAATGGAGCGAGTTGCTCGGTGACGTCGACGATGTCGGATCCGTCGACGTACCCGAGTCGTCCCTTGTTGAAGAGGGCAAGACGCATCAGCGTCTCCTTCGTTGATTGCAGTGGGCTGGGTTCAGGCGCCGGGATCGGCGCTCTGGGCGCGGTAGAGGCCCAGCGATCGCATGACGGGTTCGTCGCTGTAGGAGAAGAGGACGGCGTCCTGGGCGCCGGAGGTGTTCACGTGCCGGTACGTTGCCCAGCCCGGGACGGCGAAGGTGTCGTGCTGCGCCCAGTCCAGCCGCACGCCGTCGACGATGGTGGCGCCCTCACCGTGTACGACGTTGAAGATCGTCGAGGCGGTGTGCTGGTGACCGCCGCCGTCGAATCCGGGCCGCAGCCGTTGCACGCGGCAGCCGATGGTGGGCATGACCGGCCCGCCGGTCCACGGGTTGGTGTACTCCAGGACGATGCCGTCGACGTGGCTGCCCTCGGCGCTGTCCGCGATCGCGTCCAGCGCGCGCTGTGTCTCGGACCAGGTGTAGCGGCTGACGGGGGAGTTGGGGCCGTCCGGGGCCAGCCAAGCGGGGGTGAGGCGGCCGTGCAGGAACTGCCTGCTGCCCGCGTCGTCGGGCCGGGTGACCGGCTGCAGGCGCTGCGGGTACTTCTCGTAGAAGCCGGCTTCGAGGGCGTTGACGAGCGGGTAGTCGAGGGCGTCCAGCCAGATCATCGGCTCGCTGCCCTCGTGTGTGTGGTCGTGCCAGTGCCAGCCCGGTGTCAGCAGAAGGTCACCGGGTTCCATGAAGACCCGCTCGCCGTTGACCGTGGTCCACGCACCGGTTCCCTCCAGGATGAACCGGAAGGCGTTGGACGTGTGCCGGTGTGCCTGGGCCGTATCGCCGGGCAGGATGATCTGCAGCCCCGCGTACAGGGTGGTGACCGTGGCCGGCGGATCGGTGAGACCTGGGTTGACGAGCATGAGCACCCGCCGCTCGGCTTCGTCGAGCGACAGCGTCTGCGAGAAGTGCAGCAGTTGGGGGCGCAGGTCTTTCCAGCTCCACCGGTAGGGCACGGCGCGGCTGCGCGGCTCGGCGGGGAAGAGGTTCCCGTAGAAGCGCCACAGGGGGGCTGCGCCGAGGTTCTCCAGGGCCTTGTAGGCGGGATCTTCGGTCATGGTCTGCTCCTGATGTCCTGTCGGTGCGTCACAGGGCCGGAGCCGCGGCCGTGGCCGGGGTCCAGACCCAGGAGATGTCGTCGAAGTTCTCGGGGGAGCGGGATGCGAGCAGCGTGTTGCGCAGCGTGGCTCCCATGCCTTCCAGGTGGCAGATCTCCCCGAAGCGGCGCGCGCTCTTCTGGATGCGTGCCGCGCGCGGACTGCGCAGGGAGGCGTACGTGGCGAAGGCGTCGTCCAGGCTGCCCGACTGCTCCAGCGCGCGGCCTAGCGCGACGGCGTCCTCGAGCGCCTGGCAGGCGCCCTGGGCGAGGTACTGCAGCATCGGATGGGCTGCATCCCCCAGGAGCGCGATCCGCCCGTACACCCACTGGTCGACAGGGGCCCTGTCGTAGAGGGGCCAGCGCCGGTCGCGGGAGACCAGAGGCAGCGCGTCCCTCACGGCCTGGCACGTGCCGGCGAACCGCTCCTCGAGTTCGGCTTCCGTGCCCCAGTCGTCGGAGTCGGGTGCGTAGCTGTCGCTCTCGAACACGGCCACCTGGTTGTAGAGCTCCCCGCGGCGGACCGGGTACTGCACCAGATGCATGCGCGGACCCGCCCAGACCATGACGGCTTCCGAAGCCGCATGCTTCGACATCCGGCCGGTCATCCGCTCGGCGGGCAGCGCTCCCCGGAAGGCCACATAACGTGAACACTCGGGTGGGCCGTCCCCTATAAGGGCCTGCCGCAGACGGGAGTGGAGCCCGTCAGCCGCGATCACTGCGTCCGCAGCCAGTTCTTCCGGCGATTCCGCGAACCGCAGCCGCACTCCGGAGCTGTCCTGGTCCACGCCGAGGACGGTGCGCCCCGTGTGCAGGCTGACCTGAGGATGCTGCTCACAGGCGGCCAGCAGGGCGGCGTGGAGGTCGGTGCGGTGAGTGACCAGGTAGGGGTGCTGGAAACGCTCACGGTAGGAGTCGCTGAGCAGGTCGAGTGAGGTGAGCTGGTCACCGCTCAGGGCGTCCATCATGACCAGGCGCGGTGGGGCTACAGCCCTTTCGCGGACCGCGTTGAGCACGCCGAGTTCCGCGAGAGCGGCCGAGGCGTTGGGAGCCAGCTGCAGGCCCGCGCCGATCTCGCTGAACTGCGCTGCCTTCTCGACAAGGGTCACCCGGCTGCCGGCGCGGGCAATGGCGAGGGCGGTAGCGAGCCCGCCGATCCCGCCGCCGACGACGGCAAGGTGCGGTGTAAGGACGCTGGGCATACGGCCTCCATGGAGGGGCGGGGCAAGAGACGCAGAGGAATTGAGCGCACCCCACCGATATGATCAGTAGACCAATGATTGGTGTACTGACGACATTAAAGCTGTGTTTCCCCCAGGTCAACGGACGGGAGACAGACGGTGCGAAAGCCGGAGGGGGCAGCCCCGGTCCACAGCACGAAGGGTCTGTCCCGGGAAGCGGCCGCCGTCAGCCGGACTGCTCCGGTGCCGCGTCCCCAAGCAGCCCACCCGCAGCCTGGCGCCGGTGGGCCCACAGCAACCCGGCAGCCATCAGCGCGGTGGCCGCACCCAACAGGCCTACGGCCGAAGCGAGGGCCCCAACAGCCTTCTCCACGCCGAGCAGCACCAGAGGCAGGACGAACGTGCCGCCGAACATCGCACTCGTCCAGAGCCCGGTGCCCCGTCCCCGGTCGGCGAATTCAAGCCGGGACATCCCCCGGATCAGCAGGGCCGGCAACAGCATGCCGGTGC
The window above is part of the Streptomyces sp. NBC_01428 genome. Proteins encoded here:
- a CDS encoding cupin domain-containing protein encodes the protein MTEDPAYKALENLGAAPLWRFYGNLFPAEPRSRAVPYRWSWKDLRPQLLHFSQTLSLDEAERRVLMLVNPGLTDPPATVTTLYAGLQIILPGDTAQAHRHTSNAFRFILEGTGAWTTVNGERVFMEPGDLLLTPGWHWHDHTHEGSEPMIWLDALDYPLVNALEAGFYEKYPQRLQPVTRPDDAGSRQFLHGRLTPAWLAPDGPNSPVSRYTWSETQRALDAIADSAEGSHVDGIVLEYTNPWTGGPVMPTIGCRVQRLRPGFDGGGHQHTASTIFNVVHGEGATIVDGVRLDWAQHDTFAVPGWATYRHVNTSGAQDAVLFSYSDEPVMRSLGLYRAQSADPGA
- a CDS encoding FAD-dependent monooxygenase, producing the protein MPSVLTPHLAVVGGGIGGLATALAIARAGSRVTLVEKAAQFSEIGAGLQLAPNASAALAELGVLNAVRERAVAPPRLVMMDALSGDQLTSLDLLSDSYRERFQHPYLVTHRTDLHAALLAACEQHPQVSLHTGRTVLGVDQDSSGVRLRFAESPEELAADAVIAADGLHSRLRQALIGDGPPECSRYVAFRGALPAERMTGRMSKHAASEAVMVWAGPRMHLVQYPVRRGELYNQVAVFESDSYAPDSDDWGTEAELEERFAGTCQAVRDALPLVSRDRRWPLYDRAPVDQWVYGRIALLGDAAHPMLQYLAQGACQALEDAVALGRALEQSGSLDDAFATYASLRSPRAARIQKSARRFGEICHLEGMGATLRNTLLASRSPENFDDISWVWTPATAAAPAL
- a CDS encoding ABC transporter substrate-binding protein, with product MPLIRRLTTSAAALALLTATGCLSSGHSGTNLVIMANVTDRVAMSTVVTAFRESHPNIRVKVSYADTGALQKQLPRQLKAGKGPDVFTVWPGSGNPASAATLADSNLLQDLTLHRYAWDLPEDVMSVAGSGGHIDIVPASYSAIGAIYSTGALKSIGGHPPTTFTQVLDLCDRAQKHGKVLFALGNKTPWVTQLVSYSLAAGTVYATQPDFASDMALHHTSFAQSPWREALQKYLQMNERGCFSHDPLATTYEQSLDQVASGKAVGVVQVASALAELRSAAPGISLAMHALPASDDPAQTRMPAAVSAAYGLNVHPAHEKEAKAFVDFLASARGQNLYNSKGATLPAIPNATFKADPAVAEVARRQKDGTTVPFMDQTWPNSTVQQVHFQQIHNLFAGTASVPSALKAMDRAFTDSTLN
- a CDS encoding beta-glucosidase H, which codes for MTAAQKESLIRCDFAALTSLGIPALTMADASAGLRGEQGVTAFPVPLAQAATFDADLLHDIGSAIGAEGRAKGYNNLLGPTVDITRTWHFGRQAEGMGEDPHLAGQLGSAVTLGMQSQNVIPTVKHFAGYTQETNRFSTDTKIADRALREIHTGPFRRIVQTSPTASVMMAYPKINGTFASQSPALFSLLKNDLGLQGFTVPDFWAGDDQVAAAKAGMDLAGLGPGGVKLTPGQLTNGSVSTDRLNDAARRILISMFAGGLFDHPLPTPAANVSSKAHQDLAHTAAAGATVLLTNRNKALPLAASLGKIAVIGPADTDTFTGISGSSYVDPGTWTTPLQALRNRAGSTTVVAAQGTKGDVPLTTVPATALRTAKGAAGLDVAYYAGAEPTGTPIATQTVQNVDFTQAPLAGLPAVWSAKWSGTITSSSTGLHRFSLLPSGTARLTIGSKTVVEGTRHSRRFFLGPYDYPLHGTADLTAGQASRIDVTYTNSTADTGTCGLTLGWQPDSLIPAAVTTARSADAAVVFVNRIAGEDMDHGRLDLPGDQNQLISQVAAVNPRTIVVLNTDGPVAMPWAGDVAAVLQAWYGGRGIGTALAAILFGDTDPSGRLPVTFPQDATQGPGTSAATYPGVNGTVSYDEGTAVGYRYYDTKGQTPRFPFGHGLSYTSFAHGSPEASYDKTTQRVTLSVTITNNGTRTGTDVVQIYATLPSAAAAEPRRLVAFRKVSLAAKASTRVELSIPATELSVWKSNAWTLVPGSYTLATAHSSRDITTQRTITVS
- a CDS encoding MarR family winged helix-turn-helix transcriptional regulator, with protein sequence MARALDVHHYIGHLIRRAEQVHTALWSQHVSRDITSQQFAVLNALSRQPGVDQRTLARLTSLDRSTVNQMVRRLTDQGHVSQLRDTADRRRTLLELTATGSDLLAALIPPAEAINAQILQMLPEEQRAVTLDSLRRIALLGEETAGDA
- a CDS encoding fumarylacetoacetate hydrolase family protein produces the protein MRLALFNKGRLGYVDGSDIVDVTEQLAPFAASPSGALQQYIEGVARGGQPTIDLTGCARLPLSDAVLEAPLPRPGKIVGAPVNYLDHKAEMEYTTSIADLGVFLKANSSVIGPGQDIVLPYSDKRTDQEGELGVVIGRTAHRISADQALDHVFGYTCVLDITVRSGEDRSTRKSFDTFTPIGPWVVTTDEIPDPDRLDLRCDVAGATRQHTSTADLIFGVRELIAYTSSVMTLHPGDVIATGTPAGVGPLSHGDRVVVEIERIGRLEVGVDGSRSTPYDQRPGR